In Nicotiana tabacum cultivar K326 chromosome 2, ASM71507v2, whole genome shotgun sequence, the following proteins share a genomic window:
- the LOC107820776 gene encoding 26S proteasome non-ATPase regulatory subunit 2 homolog A encodes MSKTPDPNSTGASGSAGGDKSAREEATIKVPSKDPKKKDDKKDEDLSEEDLALKQQLELYVERVQDTDPGLQKVALESMRQEIRTSTSSMTSVPKPLKFLRPHYGTLKGYYEKMPDLDLKKLLADILSVLALTMSAEGERESLKYRLLGSQGDIGSWGHEYVRNLAGEISQEYAKRQGEEGPIDDLMELVQQIVAFHMKHNAEPEAVDLLMEVEDLDLLVEHVDSTNYKRTCSYLTSSAKYLPGPDDMLVLDIAYTIYMKFEEYPSALVTALYLDNMQYVKQVFTSCDDLLRKKQFCYILARHGQTFELDEEMCAEDEEREGLQEIINNAKLSEGYLTLARDIEVMEPKTPDDIYKPHLLDGRASAGASVDSARQNLASTFVNAFVNAGFGQDKLMTVPSEASSGGASTSWLFKNKEHGKASAAASLGMILLWDVDSGLAQIDKYFHSTDTHVIAGALLGVGIVNCGIKNECDPALALLAEYIDKEDPSIRIGAIMGLGLAYAGSQNEQIRSKLTPILGDSKASLDVLAFTAISLGLVYVGSCNEEIAQAVIFALMERSESELGEPFARLLPLGLGLLYLGKQESVEATAEVSKTFNEKIRKHCDMTLLSCAYAGTGNVLKVQHFLGQCAQHFEKGETFQGPAVLGIAMVAMAEELGLEMAIRSLEHLLQYGEPNIRRAVPLALALLCISNPKVNVMDTLSRLSHDSDSEVAMAAIISLGLIGAGTNNARIAGMLRNLSSYYYKEANLLFCVRIAQGLVHLGKGLLTLSPYHSEHFLLSPTALAGLVTMLHACLDMKAIILGKYHYVLYFLTLAMQPRMLLTVDENLKPLSVPVRVGQAVDVVGQAGRPKTITGFQTHSTPVLLAAGDRAELATEKYIPLSPILEGFVILKENRDYRDDQ; translated from the exons ATGTCGAAGACTCCGGATCCAAACAGTACAGGTGCTAGCGGTAGCGCCGGCGGTGACAAGTCCGCCAGAGAAGAGGCCACCATTAAGGTTCCTTCTAAGGACCCAAAGAAGAAGGATGATAAGAAAGACGAAGATCTC TcggaggaggatttggcattgAAGCAGCAATTGGAACTGTATGTGGAGAGAGTTCAAGACACTGATCCAGGGCTACAGAAGGTTGCCCTTGAGAGCATGAG ACAGGAAATTCGTACATCAACAAGCTCGATGACATCAGTTCCAAAACCATTAAAGTTCTTGCGTCCCCACTATGGAACACTAAAGGGATATTATGAGAAAATGCCAGACTTGGATTTGAAG AAACTTCTGGCAGATATACTTTCTGTTTTGGCATTGACAATGTCTGCTGAAGGAGAAAGG GAGAGCTTGAAGTATAGACTGTTGGGTTCTCAAGGCGATATTGGTTCCTGGGGACATGAATACGTTAG GAACTTGGCTGGAGAAATTTCACAAGAGTATGCAAAACGGCAG GGTGAAGAAGGCCCAATTGATGATCTAATGGAGCTTGTGCAACAAATTGTTGCTTTTCACATGAAG CATAATGCTGAACCTGAGGCTGTCGATCTTTTAATGGAG GTGGAAGATCTTGATCTTTTAGTCGAGCATGTTGATAGTACAAATTACAAAAGGACGTGCTCCTATCTCACCAGTTCGGCAAA ATACCTTCCTGGACCTGATGACATGTTGGTTCTTGATATTGCATACACTATCTATATGAAATTTGAGGAGTATCCAAGTGCGCTAGTGACTGCACTATACCTGGATAACATGCAG TATGTAAAGCAAGTTTTTACATCGTGTGATGATCTTTTGCGGAAGAAGCAGTTCTGTTACATTCTTGCTCGCCAT GGTCAGACATTTGAGCTTGATGAAGAGATGTGTGcagaagatgaagaaagagaaggatTACAGGAGATTATTAACAATGCTAAATTAAGTGAAGGCTATCTTACACTTGCTCGTGATATTGAGGTCATGGAACCAAAAACCCCTGATGACATATACAAG CCACATTTGCTCGATGGCCGTGCTAGTGCGGGGGCAAGTGTAGATTCAGCAAGACAAAATTTGGCCTCTACATTTGTCAATGCCTTTGTGAATGCTGGCTTTGGTCAG GATAAGTTGATGACTGTACCATCAGAGGCGTCAAGTGGTGGTGCCTCGACAAGCTGGCTTTTCAAAAATAAAGAACATGGAAAAGCTAGTGCTGCAGCAAGTCTG GGTATGATCCTGCTTTGGGATGTTGATTCTGGTCTTGCACAAATTGACAAGTATTTCCATAGTACTGATACCCATGTCATCGCCGGTGCACTATTAGGAGTTGGGATTGTAAACTGTGGTATCAAGAACGAATGTGATCCT GCATTGGCACTTCTAGCTGAGTACATAGACAAAGAGGACCCTTCAATTAGAATTGGTGCTATAATGGGCCTTGGTCTTGCTTATGCTGGTTCTCAGAATGAGCAG ATCCGTAGTAAATTGACTCCAATACTTGGAGATAGTAAGGCTTCCCTTGATGTGCTTGCCTTTACTGCTATATCATTGGGATTGGTATATGTGGGTTCGTGCAATGAAGAGATTGCTCAGGCAGTCATATTTGCATTGATGGAAAGAAGCGAGTCAGAATTAGGCGAGCCCTTTGCCCGCCTGTTGCCTCTTGGTCTTGGTCTCCTGTATCTTGGAAAACAG GAAAGTGTCGAGGCTACAGCTGAGGTCTCAAAGACTTTCAATGAAAAGATTAGAAAACATTGCGATATGACCCTGCTTTCTTGTGCCTATGCTGGGACAGGCAATGTGCTCAAG GTCCAACATTTTCTTGGTCAATGTGCCCAACATTTTGAGAAGGGTGAAACCTTCCAGGGACCTGCCGTCCTTGGTATTGCAATGGTGGCAATGGCTGAAGAACTGGGGCTCGAGATGGCCATACGCTCGCTAGAACACCTTTTACAGTATGGAGAGCCAAATATCAGAAGAGCAGTTCCTTTGGCTCTTGCCCTCCTCTGCATTTCAAATCCAAAG GTCAATGTGATGGACACTCTGAGCAGGCTTAGTCATGATTCAGACTCCGAAGTAGCTATG GCTGCTATCATTTCCTTAGGATTGATAGGTGCAGGAACAAACAATGCCAGAATAGCTGGCATGCTGCGCAATCTCTCCAGTTACTATTACAAAGAAGCCAACCTTCTCTTCTGT GTGCGGATTGCCCAAGGTCTTGTTCATTTAGGAAAGGGATTGTTAACTCTCTCACCATATCATTCTGAACACTTTCTGTTATCTCC GACTGCATTGGCTGGACTGGTAACTATGCTGCATGCATGTCTTGATATGAAGGCCATTATCTTGGGGAAATATCACTATGTGCTTTATTTCCTCACTTTAGCTATGCAG